Proteins co-encoded in one Streptomyces sp. NBC_01283 genomic window:
- a CDS encoding TetR/AcrR family transcriptional regulator C-terminal ligand-binding domain-containing protein has translation MTSPDQAPDAATADPVGSSRRSKITPEREQEFYEAVLDQLRECGYDSVTMEGVAATTRCSKSTLYRQWKTKPQFVAAALRANRCVRFAGIDTGTLAGDLRLAARAAGEWSTQDSMLVQALSHAVLQDEDLRSALREALVEPETKALDELIKRGVARGEIAADHPATRFITAQLMGVVRARPVLEGKHADEEYLSDFVEACVLPALGLTRST, from the coding sequence ATGACGTCGCCGGACCAGGCACCAGACGCAGCGACAGCCGACCCCGTGGGCTCGTCGCGCCGCTCCAAGATCACGCCCGAGCGTGAGCAGGAGTTCTACGAGGCCGTCCTGGACCAGCTCCGTGAGTGCGGGTACGACTCCGTGACCATGGAGGGCGTGGCCGCGACCACCCGGTGCAGCAAGTCCACGCTCTACCGGCAGTGGAAGACGAAGCCCCAGTTCGTGGCCGCCGCCCTGCGCGCCAACCGCTGTGTGCGGTTCGCGGGCATCGACACCGGCACGCTCGCCGGTGATCTGCGCCTGGCGGCGCGGGCCGCGGGGGAGTGGTCGACCCAGGACAGCATGCTGGTCCAGGCGCTGAGTCATGCGGTCCTTCAGGACGAGGATCTGCGCAGTGCGCTGCGCGAGGCGCTGGTCGAGCCCGAGACGAAGGCCCTGGACGAGCTGATCAAGCGCGGGGTGGCCCGGGGTGAGATCGCCGCGGACCATCCGGCCACGCGGTTCATCACGGCTCAGCTCATGGGCGTGGTCCGGGCCCGGCCCGTCCTTGAGGGCAAGCACGCGGACGAGGAGTACCTGTCCGACTTCGTGGAGGCGTGCGTGCTTCCCGCACTGGGTCTGACCCGATCCACCTGA
- a CDS encoding phosphatase PAP2 family protein: MESLTEPAEREPDITVREPDTSARPPLVRELLLVAGLFLVYKFGRQLANGHTGEAFRNAHHVWDAERTLHLPGEGAVQDALLSSDTLVHIANTYYATVHFPATALFLVWLYLRRPRHYVWSRRVLAALTAAALVLHLTFPLAPPRMLAATGLVDTGQVYGPTVYGSTPQTDTMANQFAAMPSLHFGWALMLAVGLIVATSSRWRWLWLLHPLITLLVVVGTANHYWLDALVVTALLGIALAVIKLPAPARSLVVRRRTPVRELAATGVRR; encoded by the coding sequence ATGGAATCCCTAACCGAGCCTGCCGAAAGGGAACCGGACATAACCGTCCGGGAGCCGGACACATCTGCCCGACCGCCCCTCGTCCGCGAGCTCCTCCTCGTCGCAGGACTCTTTCTCGTCTACAAATTCGGCAGGCAGCTGGCCAACGGCCACACCGGTGAGGCCTTCCGCAACGCCCACCACGTGTGGGACGCCGAACGCACCCTGCACCTGCCGGGCGAGGGCGCCGTACAGGACGCGCTGCTCAGCAGCGACACCCTGGTGCACATCGCGAACACCTACTACGCGACCGTGCACTTCCCGGCCACCGCGCTGTTCCTGGTCTGGCTCTACCTGCGTCGGCCCCGGCACTACGTATGGAGCCGCCGGGTGCTCGCCGCGCTCACCGCGGCTGCCCTCGTGCTGCACCTGACCTTCCCGCTGGCGCCGCCCCGGATGCTGGCGGCGACCGGGCTCGTGGACACCGGGCAGGTGTACGGGCCGACGGTCTACGGCTCCACCCCGCAGACCGACACGATGGCGAACCAGTTCGCCGCGATGCCGTCCCTGCACTTCGGGTGGGCGCTGATGCTCGCCGTCGGTCTCATCGTCGCGACCTCGTCGCGGTGGCGGTGGCTGTGGCTGCTGCATCCGCTGATCACCCTGCTCGTAGTGGTGGGGACCGCCAACCACTACTGGCTCGACGCCCTCGTGGTGACCGCGCTGCTCGGCATCGCGCTCGCCGTGATCAAGCTGCCCGCCCCCGCGCGCTCGCTCGTCGTGCGGCGCCGCACGCCCGTACGTGAGCTGGCCGCTACCGGGGTCCGGCGATGA
- a CDS encoding DUF2510 domain-containing protein, with the protein MTQVTPPGWYPDPGQTTDGPRTERWWDGNVWTDQVRAVGSAAGWGGSAPAAPTAPPAYPPAAPTGAPGAYPGYPSYPGQPTAPRRGLRIGIAVGVALVVLAGIGGGVYFLTADDDNGDSDSAAKGPSSSAPSKPGAPQDPQDPQDPEQSQPPGGSAPPSEEGFATDPLSGVSLPVPDGWTGATGKTGGASVTTDPYPCPRETSKTCTRGGAYAGLAEGFKIDAKTAEAAAKADISVNAKESYGGKTYGKVTSHKELESKAVTVAGQKGYLVRWKAVTEKSDDGYVQSLAFPSPTLKSKLVIVRFGIDVNDKSPKLSVMDEITKGIKAASGGGGGNGQEV; encoded by the coding sequence ATGACCCAGGTAACCCCTCCCGGCTGGTACCCCGACCCCGGCCAGACAACTGACGGCCCCCGTACCGAACGCTGGTGGGACGGGAACGTATGGACGGACCAGGTTCGCGCGGTGGGATCCGCCGCCGGGTGGGGCGGATCCGCTCCGGCGGCTCCGACGGCTCCCCCGGCCTATCCGCCCGCCGCCCCGACGGGCGCACCCGGCGCATATCCGGGCTATCCCTCTTATCCAGGACAGCCCACCGCCCCTCGGCGCGGCCTTCGCATAGGCATAGCCGTGGGCGTGGCGCTGGTGGTCCTGGCCGGGATAGGCGGCGGCGTCTACTTCCTGACCGCCGACGACGACAACGGGGACAGTGACAGCGCCGCCAAGGGCCCGTCGTCCTCCGCTCCCTCGAAGCCCGGCGCACCCCAGGACCCGCAGGACCCGCAGGACCCGGAGCAGTCACAGCCCCCCGGCGGCTCGGCGCCTCCGTCGGAGGAGGGGTTCGCCACCGATCCCCTCAGCGGCGTCAGCCTCCCGGTGCCGGACGGCTGGACCGGCGCGACCGGCAAGACCGGCGGGGCCTCGGTGACCACGGACCCCTATCCGTGCCCCAGGGAGACCTCCAAGACCTGCACCCGCGGCGGCGCGTACGCGGGGCTCGCCGAGGGCTTCAAGATCGACGCCAAGACGGCGGAGGCGGCCGCCAAGGCGGACATCTCCGTCAATGCCAAGGAGTCGTACGGCGGCAAGACCTACGGCAAGGTCACCTCGCACAAGGAGCTGGAGTCCAAGGCGGTCACCGTGGCCGGCCAGAAGGGCTATCTCGTGCGCTGGAAGGCAGTGACCGAGAAGAGCGACGACGGCTACGTCCAGTCGCTGGCCTTCCCCTCTCCCACCCTGAAGTCCAAGCTCGTCATCGTCCGCTTCGGCATCGACGTCAACGACAAGTCCCCGAAGCTGTCCGTGATGGACGAGATCACCAAGGGGATCAAGGCCGCGTCGGGCGGCGGGGGCGGCAACGGCCAGGAAGTCTGA
- a CDS encoding acyl-CoA dehydrogenase family protein produces the protein MRFLLDDEQREFARSLDAMLTAADTPAAARAWAAGDHAPGRALWGRLADADVFALAVPEEYEGMGLLPVDMVVAFVELGRHAVPGPVVETVAAGALLSRLAELGEAAPAKRLLTALASGEAITTLGLPEGGPFALDADAAALRLTVTGGELRLASGHARVERSLDPVRRLARLRPGELLASGAPVAAASRYAADWASLATAAQALGVGLALLDRTVAYVKQRTQFGTPIGGFQAVKHRLADVLIGLEFARPLLFGAALTLDTADVAAAKAATGEAAYGAARAALQLHGAIGYTAEYDLSLWLTKARALRGAWRGPGECRRLVLSGDREAD, from the coding sequence ATGAGGTTCCTCCTCGACGACGAGCAGCGCGAGTTCGCACGCTCGCTGGACGCGATGCTGACGGCGGCGGACACCCCGGCGGCCGCGAGGGCGTGGGCGGCCGGGGACCACGCGCCGGGGCGCGCGTTGTGGGGGCGTCTCGCGGACGCGGACGTGTTCGCCCTGGCCGTCCCCGAGGAGTACGAGGGGATGGGACTGCTCCCGGTCGACATGGTGGTCGCCTTCGTGGAGTTGGGGCGGCATGCGGTGCCGGGACCGGTGGTCGAGACGGTGGCGGCGGGCGCGCTCCTCTCCCGGCTCGCCGAGCTGGGAGAGGCCGCCCCGGCCAAACGGCTCCTTACGGCCCTGGCCTCCGGGGAGGCCATCACGACTCTCGGCCTCCCCGAAGGGGGGCCGTTCGCGCTGGACGCGGACGCGGCGGCGCTACGGCTGACCGTCACGGGCGGCGAGCTGCGCCTTGCCTCCGGGCACGCGCGCGTGGAGCGGTCGCTGGACCCGGTGCGTCGCCTCGCGCGGCTGCGGCCCGGCGAACTCCTCGCCTCGGGCGCGCCGGTGGCGGCGGCTTCCCGGTACGCGGCGGACTGGGCTTCGCTCGCGACGGCCGCGCAGGCCCTGGGGGTCGGGCTCGCCCTGCTCGACAGGACGGTCGCGTACGTGAAGCAGCGCACCCAGTTCGGCACGCCGATCGGCGGCTTCCAGGCGGTCAAGCACCGGCTCGCGGACGTCCTGATAGGCCTTGAGTTCGCCCGCCCCCTGCTGTTCGGGGCGGCGTTGACCCTGGACACGGCAGACGTGGCCGCGGCGAAGGCAGCGACGGGCGAAGCCGCGTACGGCGCCGCGCGGGCGGCACTGCAACTCCACGGGGCCATCGGTTACACCGCGGAGTACGACCTGTCCCTGTGGCTGACGAAGGCCCGGGCACTGCGCGGCGCGTGGCGCGGCCCCGGGGAGTGCCGACGGCTGGTGCTGTCCGGGGACAGGGAGGCCGACTGA
- a CDS encoding DMT family transporter: MNATLLAVALSLVSAAAYASAAVAQERLAARITGTGNGFLRLLGSGTWWSSVGLNACAALLHVAALKYGPLTLVQPLGALTLVAAVPLGARLAGRRVTAPEWRGTGLTLIGLGALLLTASGPAPDDTLTLTEAVAVAGATMAVIGVLSRPGTRPGLRHATASGFASGVASALTQTVTVAATDRSGPLLSPQVIVVALLVAAFAVGGMFLSQTAYRGGLGAPLAVVTLANPVAAAAIGLTLLGERLQGGVGGLVLAAGGAAIAAYGVVVLTRSPRDEHESAPETPSDLSALSPLPSLSSLSAEDFLSSVPGQNEPTGLHLSRP, from the coding sequence ATGAACGCCACCCTCCTCGCCGTCGCGCTCTCGCTCGTCTCGGCCGCCGCGTACGCCTCCGCCGCCGTGGCCCAGGAGCGCCTTGCCGCCCGCATCACGGGCACCGGCAACGGCTTCCTGCGGCTGCTCGGCAGCGGCACCTGGTGGTCGTCCGTCGGGCTCAACGCGTGCGCGGCGCTGCTGCACGTGGCGGCCCTGAAGTACGGACCGCTCACGCTGGTCCAGCCGCTCGGCGCGCTCACCCTGGTCGCCGCGGTGCCGCTGGGCGCACGCCTCGCGGGGCGGCGCGTCACCGCTCCGGAGTGGCGTGGCACGGGGCTCACGCTCATCGGCCTCGGCGCCCTGCTCCTCACCGCTTCCGGGCCCGCGCCCGACGACACGCTGACCCTCACGGAGGCGGTGGCCGTGGCGGGCGCCACGATGGCCGTCATCGGTGTCCTCTCCCGCCCGGGTACGCGGCCGGGGCTGCGTCACGCGACCGCTTCCGGGTTCGCCTCGGGCGTCGCGTCCGCGCTCACCCAGACCGTGACGGTCGCCGCGACGGACCGCTCGGGTCCGCTGCTCAGCCCGCAGGTGATCGTGGTCGCGCTGCTCGTCGCCGCGTTCGCCGTGGGCGGCATGTTCCTGTCCCAGACCGCGTACCGCGGGGGCCTCGGCGCACCGCTGGCCGTCGTCACCCTGGCCAACCCGGTGGCCGCCGCGGCCATCGGCCTGACGCTGCTCGGGGAGCGGCTGCAGGGCGGCGTGGGCGGGCTGGTCCTGGCGGCCGGCGGTGCGGCGATCGCGGCGTACGGCGTGGTGGTCCTGACCCGGTCGCCGCGGGACGAGCACGAGTCGGCCCCGGAGACACCTTCGGACCTGTCCGCGCTGTCCCCGCTGCCGTCGCTCTCCTCGCTGTCCGCGGAGGACTTCCTGTCATCCGTCCCGGGCCAGAACGAACCCACCGGTCTGCATCTGTCACGCCCTTGA
- a CDS encoding anhydro-N-acetylmuramic acid kinase, which yields MRVIGLMSGTSYDAIDAAAADLTIDGDRLLLSPLGLITRGYDEELRTAIGAALPPAATTLADVCRLDTRIGRAFATAAGEADRELCDGRAELVASHGQTVYHWVEGGQVHGTLQIGQPAWIAEATGLPVVSDFRPRDIAAGGQGAPLVSIVDRMWLRGRPGAPAALNLGGIANITAADGTAFDTGPANALIDAAVRELTRERLTCDVDGEMAARGTVDVGLLAVLLGEPYYARPAPKTTGKELFHLPYLRAALAGYEALAPQDVVATLTRLTARTVADAVRSVHASEVIVSGGGTRNPTLMAFLRAELGSGIPVRTSDELGLPSAAKEAYAFAVLGFLTAHGLPGTVPESTGARHASVLGSITPGRAGVRVPAPEGGGPVRLVVDGQGR from the coding sequence GTGCGCGTAATCGGGCTGATGTCGGGAACTTCGTACGACGCCATCGACGCCGCGGCGGCCGACCTGACGATCGACGGCGACCGCCTGCTGCTCTCCCCGCTGGGTCTGATCACCCGTGGGTACGACGAGGAGCTGCGGACGGCAATCGGCGCCGCGCTGCCGCCCGCCGCCACCACGCTGGCGGACGTCTGCCGCCTCGACACCCGCATCGGCCGGGCCTTCGCCACGGCGGCCGGCGAGGCGGACCGTGAACTGTGCGACGGACGGGCCGAGTTGGTCGCCTCGCACGGGCAGACGGTCTACCACTGGGTGGAGGGCGGCCAGGTGCACGGCACGCTGCAGATCGGCCAGCCCGCCTGGATCGCCGAGGCGACGGGGCTGCCGGTGGTCTCCGACTTCCGCCCCCGCGACATCGCGGCGGGCGGCCAGGGGGCGCCCCTGGTCAGCATCGTCGACCGGATGTGGCTGCGCGGCAGGCCCGGCGCCCCCGCCGCACTGAACCTCGGCGGCATCGCCAACATCACCGCCGCGGACGGCACCGCCTTCGACACCGGCCCCGCGAACGCGCTCATCGACGCAGCGGTGCGCGAGCTGACGAGGGAGCGGCTCACGTGCGACGTCGACGGCGAGATGGCCGCGCGCGGCACGGTCGACGTGGGGCTGCTCGCGGTCCTGCTCGGCGAGCCGTACTACGCGCGCCCCGCCCCGAAGACCACCGGCAAGGAGCTCTTCCATCTGCCCTATCTACGGGCGGCGCTCGCCGGGTACGAGGCACTCGCCCCGCAGGACGTCGTCGCCACGCTCACCCGCCTGACCGCCCGCACGGTCGCCGACGCCGTCAGGTCCGTGCATGCCTCCGAGGTCATCGTCTCCGGCGGCGGCACGCGCAATCCGACGCTGATGGCGTTCCTGCGGGCCGAGTTGGGGAGCGGGATCCCGGTGCGCACCTCCGACGAGCTCGGGCTGCCGTCCGCGGCGAAGGAGGCGTACGCCTTCGCCGTCCTCGGTTTCCTGACGGCGCACGGACTGCCGGGGACGGTGCCGGAGAGCACGGGGGCCCGGCATGCGAGCGTGCTGGGGTCGATCACTCCGGGGCGGGCCGGGGTGCGGGTGCCGGCTCCTGAGGGCGGTGGCCCGGTGCGGCTGGTGGTGGACGGGCAGGGGCGGTGA
- a CDS encoding phosphocholine-specific phospholipase C — translation MPELNRRRFMQLAGGTAAFATLSQSIARAAALPAQRRSGSIEDVEHVIVLMQENRSFDHYFGTMKGVRGFGDPRPVTLPSGKPVWNQSGGGKEVLPFHPDAEDLGMQFIAGLDHDWAGGHSAFGNGKYDNWIAAKSERTMAYLTRDDIPFHYALADAFTVCDDYHCSFMGATDPNRYYMLSGHVGNDGKGGGPVLGNQEAGYDWTTYAERLEQAGVSWKVYQDIGDGLDKAGHWGWIDDAYRGNYGDNSLLYFNKYRNAKPGDPLYDKARTGTNAKAGEGYFDILKADVKADKLPQVSYIAAPEAFCEHPNWPVNFGAWYIAQVLDALTSNPAVWAKTALFITYDENDGYFDHIVPPYVPKDANQGKSTVDTTLDYFPGNASYAAGHYGLGQRVPMVVVSPWSTGGFVNSEVFDHTSIIRFMEKRFGVREPNISPWRRAICGDLTSAFDFSGKDTDPAQLPDTGAYEPPDKERHPDYVPKAPAKANLPKQESGSRPARPLPYAPLVDGSGTPADGKFTLTFSGGDAAGVCFHVRSNNRTDGPWTYTTEAGKKIADTWNTAYSKGAYDLSVFGPNGFLRVFKGPGKTAGPEVTARHDKATGNLKLTLRNAGSADVNLSVSNRYGGAAQTFKVKAGGTVEHTVDLRASKRWYDVTVKSDADGTFSRRFAGHVENGQAGVSDPAIITA, via the coding sequence ATGCCAGAACTCAATCGGCGCCGGTTCATGCAACTCGCCGGCGGCACCGCAGCATTCGCGACGCTCTCGCAGAGCATCGCCCGCGCCGCCGCTCTGCCCGCCCAGCGCCGCTCCGGTTCCATCGAGGACGTCGAGCACGTCATCGTCCTGATGCAGGAGAACCGTTCCTTCGACCACTACTTCGGCACGATGAAGGGCGTACGCGGCTTCGGTGACCCGCGCCCGGTGACCCTGCCGAGCGGGAAACCCGTCTGGAACCAGTCGGGCGGCGGCAAGGAGGTGCTGCCCTTCCATCCGGACGCCGAGGACCTCGGCATGCAGTTCATCGCGGGCCTCGACCACGACTGGGCGGGGGGCCACAGCGCCTTCGGCAACGGCAAGTACGACAACTGGATCGCCGCCAAGTCCGAGCGGACGATGGCGTACCTGACGCGCGACGACATTCCGTTCCACTACGCCCTCGCCGACGCGTTCACCGTCTGCGACGACTACCACTGTTCGTTCATGGGGGCCACCGACCCCAACCGCTACTACATGCTGTCCGGCCACGTCGGCAACGACGGCAAGGGCGGCGGCCCGGTCCTCGGCAACCAGGAGGCGGGCTACGACTGGACGACGTACGCCGAGCGCCTGGAGCAGGCCGGGGTCTCCTGGAAGGTGTACCAGGACATCGGCGACGGCCTGGACAAGGCCGGACACTGGGGCTGGATAGACGATGCCTACCGCGGGAACTACGGCGACAACTCGCTGCTCTACTTCAACAAGTACCGCAACGCCAAGCCGGGCGACCCCCTCTACGACAAGGCGCGCACCGGCACGAACGCGAAGGCGGGCGAGGGCTACTTCGACATCCTGAAGGCCGACGTGAAGGCCGACAAGCTCCCGCAGGTGTCCTACATCGCCGCGCCCGAGGCGTTCTGCGAGCACCCCAACTGGCCGGTGAACTTCGGCGCCTGGTACATCGCGCAGGTCCTGGACGCGCTCACCTCCAACCCGGCGGTGTGGGCGAAGACGGCGCTGTTCATCACGTACGACGAGAACGACGGCTACTTCGACCACATCGTCCCGCCGTACGTCCCCAAGGACGCCAACCAGGGCAAGTCCACCGTCGACACGACCCTCGACTACTTCCCGGGCAACGCGTCCTACGCGGCCGGACACTACGGCCTCGGCCAGCGCGTCCCGATGGTCGTCGTCTCGCCGTGGAGCACCGGCGGCTTCGTGAACTCCGAGGTCTTCGACCACACGTCGATCATCCGGTTCATGGAGAAGCGTTTCGGCGTGCGCGAGCCCAACATCTCGCCGTGGCGGCGCGCCATCTGCGGTGACCTCACCTCCGCCTTCGACTTCAGCGGCAAGGACACCGACCCCGCGCAGCTGCCGGACACCGGCGCCTACGAGCCGCCGGACAAGGAGCGCCACCCCGACTACGTGCCGAAGGCGCCCGCGAAGGCGAACCTGCCCAAGCAGGAGTCCGGCTCCCGGCCCGCGCGCCCGCTGCCGTACGCGCCGCTGGTGGACGGGTCAGGGACGCCCGCCGACGGCAAGTTCACGCTCACGTTCAGCGGGGGCGACGCGGCGGGTGTCTGCTTCCACGTCCGCTCCAACAACCGCACGGACGGCCCCTGGACGTACACCACGGAGGCCGGCAAGAAGATCGCCGACACCTGGAACACGGCGTACTCGAAGGGTGCGTACGACCTGTCGGTGTTCGGGCCGAACGGCTTCCTGCGCGTCTTCAAGGGCCCCGGCAAGACCGCGGGCCCCGAGGTGACCGCCCGCCACGACAAGGCGACCGGCAACCTCAAGCTGACCCTGCGGAACGCGGGCAGCGCCGACGTGAACCTCAGCGTCTCCAACCGCTACGGCGGCGCCGCCCAGACGTTCAAGGTGAAGGCGGGCGGCACGGTCGAGCACACCGTCGACCTGCGGGCGAGCAAGCGCTGGTACGACGTGACGGTGAAGTCCGACGCGGACGGCACCTTCTCGCGGCGCTTCGCAGGACACGTGGAGAACGGCCAGGCGGGAGTCAGCGACCCGGCCATCATCACGGCCTGA
- a CDS encoding VOC family protein translates to MALRLVNVNFKARDDSTLGRFWAQALGWGISSEGPGVTNVEPEGVASPDPSAICVDVVTVPDPETVDYRVHIDLATTSVAHQAELVARLKDLGATPADVGQGDVPWTVMADPEGNVFCVLEPREIYRDTGPVAALVVDCADPRAMARFWDEAMDWTLHEVTDDHARLRSSKGVGPYLEFLRTSGTRTAVSRAHLDVAPYPDDDQAAEVARLRSLGATDADVGQGDVPWRCLADPEGNEFCVLSLR, encoded by the coding sequence ATGGCACTGCGACTCGTTAACGTGAATTTCAAGGCCCGGGACGACTCGACGCTCGGCCGGTTCTGGGCGCAGGCGCTCGGCTGGGGTATTTCCAGCGAAGGCCCCGGCGTGACGAACGTCGAACCCGAGGGTGTCGCCTCACCGGACCCCTCCGCCATCTGCGTCGATGTCGTCACCGTCCCGGACCCCGAGACCGTGGACTACCGCGTGCACATCGACCTCGCCACCACCTCCGTGGCCCACCAGGCGGAGCTGGTCGCACGCCTGAAGGACCTCGGTGCGACACCCGCCGACGTAGGTCAGGGCGACGTCCCGTGGACGGTCATGGCCGACCCTGAGGGCAACGTCTTCTGCGTGCTGGAGCCCCGGGAGATCTACCGGGACACCGGACCGGTCGCCGCGCTCGTCGTCGACTGCGCCGACCCGCGGGCCATGGCCCGGTTCTGGGACGAGGCGATGGACTGGACCCTGCACGAGGTGACCGACGATCACGCGCGGCTGCGTTCGTCCAAGGGTGTCGGACCGTACCTGGAGTTCCTGCGCACGTCCGGCACGAGGACCGCGGTGAGCCGGGCCCATCTCGACGTCGCGCCGTACCCCGATGACGACCAGGCGGCGGAGGTGGCTCGCCTGCGGTCCCTGGGCGCCACCGACGCCGACGTCGGCCAGGGCGATGTTCCGTGGAGGTGCCTCGCCGACCCGGAGGGCAACGAATTCTGCGTCCTCTCCCTGCGCTGA
- a CDS encoding phospholipid scramblase-related protein, whose translation MTTHSNTPAGWYPDPQGAPQLLRWWDGSQWTQHTNSDQQGGGQAAQAQQVPQQVAQQAQPAQPQPAHQQAQAAYGQPQAQFGQQQGQGQFAQQAPQQGQFAQQAQQQAPQQGHYGHPQQVAPQADPAKVQRQVQQQAGVAPTSQGGGTLFTEPVLVVNQKAKLIELTNEYSVMDQAGNTLGSVVQVGQSTLKKVARFVSSVDQFMTHKLEIRDAYGQPVLHLTRPRKFMKSRVIVERADGQPIGEIVQQNMIGKINFAIMVNGQQAGAIKAENWRAWNFSIVDHADNEVARITKTWEGLAKTMFTTADNYVLQIHYQLPEPLLSLVVATALTVDTALKQDSRGFG comes from the coding sequence GTGACAACGCATTCGAACACTCCTGCAGGCTGGTATCCGGACCCCCAGGGCGCGCCCCAGCTGCTGCGCTGGTGGGACGGTTCCCAGTGGACCCAGCACACCAACTCGGACCAGCAGGGCGGCGGCCAGGCCGCGCAGGCCCAGCAGGTCCCGCAGCAGGTCGCGCAGCAGGCCCAACCGGCCCAGCCGCAGCCGGCCCACCAGCAGGCGCAGGCCGCGTACGGCCAGCCGCAGGCTCAGTTCGGCCAGCAGCAGGGGCAGGGGCAGTTCGCGCAGCAGGCCCCGCAGCAGGGTCAGTTCGCTCAGCAAGCCCAGCAGCAGGCCCCGCAGCAGGGTCACTACGGTCATCCCCAGCAGGTGGCCCCGCAGGCCGACCCGGCCAAGGTGCAGCGCCAGGTCCAGCAGCAGGCGGGCGTCGCGCCCACCTCCCAGGGCGGCGGCACGCTCTTCACCGAGCCGGTCCTCGTGGTGAACCAGAAGGCCAAGCTCATCGAGCTGACGAACGAGTACAGCGTCATGGACCAGGCGGGCAACACGCTCGGCTCGGTCGTCCAGGTCGGTCAGAGCACGCTCAAGAAGGTCGCGCGTTTCGTCTCCAGCGTCGACCAGTTCATGACGCACAAGCTCGAGATCCGCGACGCGTACGGGCAGCCGGTGCTCCACCTGACCCGCCCGCGCAAGTTCATGAAGTCGCGGGTCATCGTCGAGCGCGCCGACGGCCAGCCGATCGGTGAGATCGTCCAGCAGAACATGATCGGGAAGATCAATTTCGCGATCATGGTCAACGGCCAGCAGGCCGGCGCGATCAAGGCCGAGAACTGGCGTGCCTGGAACTTCTCGATCGTCGACCACGCGGACAATGAGGTCGCCCGGATCACGAAGACCTGGGAAGGCCTCGCCAAGACGATGTTCACGACCGCGGACAACTACGTCCTGCAGATCCACTACCAGCTGCCCGAGCCGCTCCTGAGCCTCGTCGTGGCGACGGCCCTGACGGTCGACACGGCACTGAAGCAGGACTCGCGCGGCTTCGGGTGA